The DNA sequence GCTTTACCGACAGCTACGAATATCAGGAGGAATGCATTGCCCGTGTCCTGTATCTGGTGGAGCGCTTTTGGGAGGAGCTGCTTCGGTTCAGTCGCCGAACACAATCCCAACTGAAACGCTGGGCCAACCGATACGGTTACAAGGAAAAGCCCAATGATATTTTGGATGTCAACGGCGGTTTAAATTTGCAATAAAACGCCGAATAAATTTTGTAGGTTTTCGGCGGGAGGAATGTCGGGTATAAAGTTAGATTACTGAGCGTTCTGCTCAAACAAGGTATTGACGATTTGCTGCTTTTGCTTCATGTACTCTTTGCGCTCTTTCAGGCGATAACTTTCGCCCTTGATGTTGATGACGGTACAGTGGTGAAGCACTCTGTCGAGGATAGCGGAAGCAATGGTAACATCGGCAAAAACTTCATTCCACTGGGAAAAAGTCTTGTTTGAGGTAAAGATGGTAGAGGCTTTCTCGTATCTTTTGGCAATGAGTTGAAAGAACAAGTTAGCGCCTTGAATATCCATGGGCAAATACCCAATTTCGTCGATGATGAGCACCTTGTAACGGATGAGGGTGCGGAGTTTGTCTGGTAGCCGATTCTCGTAGTGGCTTTTCTTCAGCTGCTCAATGAGGGTATGGCAGTTGATGTAGTAGGTGGAGTAGCGGTTTTTGGCGGCAACCATACCCAGCGCATTGGCCAGATGGGTTTTGCCAACGCCAGGTGGCCCCAAAAACACTACATTCTCAGCATTCTCCACGAACCGCATGGTAGAAAGCTCGTCGATCTGGCGCTTGTCGATGGAGGGTTGAAAAGAGAAATCAAAGTCCTCCAAGGTCTTCTTGATGGGGAAGCCGGACATCTGAATCTGCTTCTCGTAAGCTCTCTGACGCTTGCTCCTAGCCTCTTCGGTGAAGATATGATCGAGGACATCCACAATGTTGAGTTCATCCTTGATAGCTCGTTCCAGGTAGTTGTCGATGATCTCCAGGGTATTGCGCATTTTGAGGGATTCCAGGTTTTCTTTGAGTCGCTCGTACAAAACTTCACTCATACTGCGCCACCTCCGCTAC is a window from the Oscillospiraceae bacterium MB08-C2-2 genome containing:
- the istB gene encoding IS21-like element helper ATPase IstB, which translates into the protein MSEVLYERLKENLESLKMRNTLEIIDNYLERAIKDELNIVDVLDHIFTEEARSKRQRAYEKQIQMSGFPIKKTLEDFDFSFQPSIDKRQIDELSTMRFVENAENVVFLGPPGVGKTHLANALGMVAAKNRYSTYYINCHTLIEQLKKSHYENRLPDKLRTLIRYKVLIIDEIGYLPMDIQGANLFFQLIAKRYEKASTIFTSNKTFSQWNEVFADVTIASAILDRVLHHCTVINIKGESYRLKERKEYMKQKQQIVNTLFEQNAQ